A genomic stretch from Spiroplasma endosymbiont of Clivina fossor includes:
- a CDS encoding integrase core domain-containing protein, which produces MHDIDTNNVPKSINTFYRWIKQDKRYGEIKTQMKKAKRHFKRYEVSEIGLLQMDAKVFTDKNFPIAKHRLYVYDFIDEITRIAFGYVYDSLGTNNAINAMQRAMKDFGELGITIKRIRTDNAPEFTTTNWSNKKAYKVKERPFTTFLSKNGIIHETTPIRSPQSNGKIERFHRNYNSLFWFKKCGFEIKFDVKQLQIHLNEWYAFYNFKRKHKSLNYKTPFETLNKFIIAK; this is translated from the coding sequence GTGCATGATATCGATACAAATAATGTCCCCAAATCAATTAATACTTTTTATCGTTGAATTAAACAAGACAAACGCTATGGAGAAATAAAAACGCAAATGAAAAAAGCAAAACGCCATTTTAAGCGTTATGAAGTTTCCGAGATTGGTCTTTTACAAATGGATGCTAAAGTGTTTACTGATAAAAATTTTCCTATTGCTAAGCATAGATTATATGTTTATGATTTCATTGACGAAATAACAAGAATTGCTTTTGGATATGTGTATGATAGTTTAGGAACCAATAATGCCATTAATGCCATGCAAAGAGCAATGAAAGATTTTGGCGAACTTGGCATAACAATTAAACGCATTCGCACTGATAATGCTCCGGAATTCACTACTACTAATTGAAGTAATAAAAAAGCATACAAAGTAAAAGAAAGGCCTTTTACAACCTTTCTTTCAAAAAATGGTATTATCCATGAAACCACACCAATCCGTTCTCCTCAAAGCAACGGAAAGATTGAACGGTTTCACCGTAATTATAATAGTTTATTTTGGTTTAAAAAATGTGGTTTTGAAATAAAATTTGATGTTAAGCAATTACAAATTCATTTGAATGAGTGGTACGCATTTTATAATTTCAAACGAAAACATAAAAGCTTGAATTACAAAACTCCATTTGAAACTTTAAATAAATTTATTATTGCAAAATAA
- a CDS encoding IS1/IS1595 family N-terminal zinc-binding domain-containing protein — MEKIIQELVNTLTDDQFLEFYEKVKQQAELIKKQKRLNEIDQKFRAQGIKCPKCESYHCVKNGHNSEGKQKYLCKNCRASFDAFRNHFIYWSHLNYEQWNLLIQISLLGQSSKTISRFIKTTLKTAWYNRQKLMKSKQLENTQLKFKKLSGKIQIDETFIKEIHKGNFKYKTDPRRIHLDPFATNTKCCIQMAIDNNNNIYVKSTNTKRLQKQWVIENMNKGLINENSIITSDMQKLYFLVAKQTNSTLCVTKTTINPEASYRNLNKISKLQSSLKEALIHYHGLGFTNIQNYLNLWKWKYQHKGLTPNQQTAVLYFNV, encoded by the coding sequence ATGGAAAAAATAATTCAAGAACTAGTAAATACTTTAACAGATGATCAATTTTTAGAATTTTATGAAAAAGTCAAACAACAAGCAGAATTAATAAAAAAACAAAAACGTTTAAATGAAATTGATCAAAAATTTAGAGCGCAAGGTATTAAATGCCCTAAATGTGAATCTTACCATTGCGTTAAAAATGGACATAATTCAGAAGGAAAACAAAAATATTTATGTAAAAATTGCCGTGCAAGTTTTGACGCTTTTCGTAATCATTTTATTTATTGAAGTCATTTAAATTATGAACAATGAAATTTATTGATTCAAATTTCATTGCTGGGGCAATCTAGTAAAACAATTTCTCGTTTTATTAAAACTACATTAAAAACTGCTTGATATAATCGTCAAAAATTAATGAAATCAAAACAATTAGAAAATACCCAATTAAAATTTAAAAAATTATCTGGTAAAATCCAAATCGATGAAACATTTATTAAAGAAATCCATAAAGGAAATTTCAAATATAAAACTGATCCACGAAGAATTCACCTTGACCCATTCGCAACTAATACTAAATGCTGTATTCAAATGGCAATTGATAATAATAACAATATTTATGTTAAATCCACAAACACCAAACGTTTACAAAAACAATGAGTTATTGAAAATATGAACAAAGGATTAATTAACGAAAATTCAATTATTACTTCTGATATGCAAAAATTATATTTTTTAGTAGCAAAACAAACAAATTCTACTTTATGTGTAACTAAAACAACAATTAATCCTGAAGCTAGTTATCGTAACTTAAATAAAATCAGTAAATTACAATCTAGTCTTAAAGAAGCCTTAATTCATTATCATGGTTTAGGTTTTACTAATATTCAAAATTATTTAAATCTCTGAAAATGAAAATACCAACATAAGGGTTTAACTCCAAACCAACAAACAGCGGTATTATATTTTAATGTATAA
- a CDS encoding IS1/IS1595 family N-terminal zinc-binding domain-containing protein — protein sequence MEKIIQELVNTLTDDQFLEFYEKVKQQAELIKKQKRLNEIDQKFRAQGIKCPKCESYHCVKNGHNSEGKQKYLCKNCRASFDAFRNHFIYWSHLNYEQWNLLIQISLLGQSSKTISRFIKTTLKTAWYNRQKLMKSKQLENTQLKFKKLSGKIQIDETFIKEIHKGNFKYKTDPRRIHLDPFATNTKCCIQMAIDNNNNIYVKSTNTKRLQKQWVIENMNKELINENSIITSDMQKLYFLVAKQTNSTLCVTKTTINPEASYRNLNKISKLQSSLKEALIHYHGLGFTNIQNYLNLWKWKYQHKGLTPNQQTAVLYFNV from the coding sequence ATGGAAAAAATAATTCAAGAACTAGTAAATACTTTAACAGATGATCAATTTTTAGAATTTTATGAAAAAGTCAAACAACAAGCAGAATTAATAAAAAAACAAAAACGTTTAAATGAAATTGATCAAAAATTTAGAGCGCAAGGTATTAAATGCCCTAAATGTGAATCTTACCATTGCGTTAAAAATGGACATAATTCAGAAGGAAAACAAAAATATTTATGTAAAAATTGCCGTGCAAGTTTTGACGCTTTTCGTAATCATTTTATTTATTGAAGTCATTTAAATTATGAACAATGAAATTTATTGATTCAAATTTCATTGCTGGGGCAATCTAGTAAAACAATTTCTCGTTTTATTAAAACTACATTAAAAACTGCTTGATATAATCGTCAAAAATTAATGAAATCAAAACAATTAGAAAATACCCAATTAAAATTTAAAAAATTATCTGGTAAAATCCAAATCGATGAAACATTTATTAAAGAAATTCATAAAGGAAATTTCAAATATAAAACTGATCCACGAAGAATTCACCTTGACCCATTCGCAACTAATACTAAATGCTGTATTCAAATGGCAATTGATAATAATAACAATATTTATGTTAAATCCACAAACACCAAACGTTTACAAAAACAATGAGTTATTGAAAATATGAACAAAGAATTAATTAACGAAAATTCAATTATTACTTCTGATATGCAAAAATTATATTTTTTAGTAGCAAAACAAACAAATTCTACTTTATGTGTAACTAAAACAACAATTAATCCTGAAGCTAGTTATCGTAACTTAAATAAAATCAGTAAATTACAATCTAGTCTTAAAGAAGCCTTAATTCATTATCATGGTTTAGGTTTTACTAATATTCAAAATTATTTAAATCTCTGAAAATGAAAATACCAACATAAGGGTTTAACTCCAAACCAACAAACAGCGGTATTATATTTTAATGTATAA